A window of Cryptomeria japonica chromosome 3, Sugi_1.0, whole genome shotgun sequence contains these coding sequences:
- the LOC131064143 gene encoding ankyrin repeat protein SKIP35 has translation MEGEMMSMEEDIDKGETVKEALQGTLWHHTGNCLVETESSATPNPVCSGMDSDNQLGHRNNAGTGIGERGESSCGYSSGGEIGVSPKIRGSTNGSNHRNIVHFRTDHDSELGRQDKVGEDSKRSRQDKAELGRSFQSAVSSHDWALAESLIPLADTQRLNDALCIALDSIWFLSTQQELAGVTKLIEKLIRRGAHDFTRAALRTSFLASCVSACRSRTMSLADTVTLMAQRLRERLQECNGDEVLKAEAAAKVQRFTEWALKCIGSHSRGQGSADRVTHSSAIEIQLQLSAFKTFLDLAGDRLTGKDFTEAFDAACFPLTLFSSAIDPGWASGIAASAMQGLLGMLVEGGADNVNQCFLEAARFGSTELVRILLHIAQRNSLDVDVDLALGFASHYRKISTMECLVEEGNAVAFLGPLMRAAERGDMPVVKWFVERGCRDMELCLALTAAASSSKVEIATYLLPHVPQNVLSTLSVEIIKAAGERSGGSLKGVAFLLQADFLNNPEATYQAANNIAKSEDEAVTSELRTFLLENWSEEAFLRGRLFGQDHYLNVMRVIMRGLPPLYIQDLPNQLQVAIAYLPLYKECFDAGGVLLSQWLRGQLVEAAWRLSRGVFNTQEELLGRSKDDLLAILESNLPAFLLCNFC, from the exons ATGGAAGGCGAGATGATGTCAATGGAGGAGGATATAGATAAAGGTGAGACTGTGAAAGAAGCCTTGCAGGGCACCCTCTGGCACCATACTGGGAATTGTCTGGTGGAAACTGAGAGTTCTGCAACGCCAAATCCAGTTTGCTCTGGAATGGACAGTGACAATCAGCTTGGTCATAGAAACAATGCTGGCACCGGCATCGGTGAGAGAGGGGAATCCAGCTGTGGTTATTCATCTGGAGGAGAGATCGGTGTTTCACCAAAAATCAGAGGATCTACAAATGGTTCTAATCATAGAAACATAGTCCACTTCAGGACGGATCATGATTCAGAGCTGGGTAGACAGGATAAGGTTGGAGAGGATTCAAAGCGGAGCAGGCAGGATAAAGCCGAGTTAGGCCGATCTTTCCAGAGTGCCGTAAGTTCACATGATTGGGCTCTTGCAGAAAGTCTAATTCCTTTAGCAGACACCCAGAGGTTGAATGATGCCTTGTGTATCGCTCTGGATTCCATCTGGTTTTTAAGCACCCAGCAGGAGCTTGCAGGTGTTACAAAGTTGATCGAGAAACTTATCAGACGTGGGGCTCATGACTTTACTCGTGCAGCTCTTAGAACATCATTCCTTGCTTCCTGTGTTTCAGCTTGCCGGAGTCGTACGATGAGCTTGGCAGACACAGTCACCCTCATGGCCCAAAG GTTGCGAGAGCGCCTtcaggagtgcaatggtgatgaggTACTGAAGGCTGAGGCTGCTGCAAAGGTACAAAGATTTACTGAATGGGCTCTTAAGTGCATTGGTTCCCATTCTCGTGGTCAAGGAAGTGCTGACAGAGTAACACACAGTTCAGCCATTGAGATCCAACTACAGCTATCAGCTTTTAAAACATTTTTGGATCTTGCGGGGGACCGGTTGACAGGAAAAGACTTCACGGAGGCCTTTGATGCAGCTTGCTTTCCCCTCACTCTCTTTTCTAGTGCAATTGATCCAGGTTGGGCGTCTGGAATTGCAGCAAGTGCAATGCAAGGATTGTTAGGAATGCTTGTAGAAGGAGGAGCTGATAATGTCAATCAGTGCTTCCTTGAAGCTGCAAGGTTTGGAAGCACTGAACTTGTGCGGATTCTTCTACAT ATTGCCCAACGAAACAGTTTGGATGTGGATGTGGATCTTGCACTGGGATTTGCTTCTCACTACAGAAAAATCAGCACAATGGAATGCCTTGTGGAGGAGGGGAATGCAGTTGCATTTTTAGGGCCACTCATGCGAGCTGCAGAGAGGGGAGACATGCCAGTTGTGAAATGGTTTGTAGAGAGAGGTTGCAGAGACATGGAGCTCTGTCTTGCGCTCACAGCAGCAGCGTCAAGTAGCAAAGTGGAAATAGCCACTTATCTATTGCCACATGTGCCTCAGAATGTCCTCTCAACATTGAGTGTAGAAATTATAAAGGCTGCTGGGGAGCGCAGTGGTGGTTCCTTGAAGGGTGTAGCTTTCCTTTTGCAAGCAGATTTCCTCAATAATCCTGAAGCTACATACCAGGCtgcaaacaacattgcaaaatcaGAGGATGAAGCAGTAACATCAGAACTACGGACTTTCTTACTAGAAAACTGGTCCGAGGAAGCATTCTTGCGTGGTCGGTTGTTTGGACAGGATCACTACTTAAATGTGATGAGAGTTATCATGCGAGGCTTGCCTCCTCTTTATATACAGGATCTCCCTAATCAGCTGCAGGTGGCTATAGCATACTTACCATTGTACAAAGAATGTTTTGATGCTGGAGGAGTGCTTCTGTCACAGTGGTTGAGGGGTCAGCTAGTAGAAGCAGCATGGAGGCTTAGTAGAGGTGTTTTCAACACACAGGAAGAACTTTTAGGCCGCAGCAAGGATGATCTACTTGCCATTTTAGAGTCCAACTTACCGGCATTTTTGCTATGCAATTTCTGTTGA